From the genome of Mucispirillum schaedleri ASF457:
TATGAAAATATTACTATTGGAAATAATGTAATTATTCATGCAGGAGCAGTTATTGGTGCAGATGGCTTTGGGTTTATACCTGACGAAAATCCTATAAAAATTCCACAAAAAGGCACTGTTATACTGCATGATTTTGTAGAAATTGGTGCAAATGCCTGCATAGACAGGGCAACAATTGGCTCTACAGAGATAGGTTTTGGAACAAAACTTGATGATTTAGTTATGGTTGGTCATAACACTCATCTTGGTAAAGCATGTTTAATTGCAAGTCAGGTTGGTTTCAGCGGCAGTATTAAAGCTGGAGATTTTATTATAGCAGGTGGTCAGGTTGGTTTTGCAGACCATATTACAATAGCCTCAGGCTCAATGTTTGGCGGTCAAAGTGGAGTGCCAGCAAGTATTGAAAAAAAAGGTATGTATCTTGGCACACCTTGTATGGAGTTTGGCAGGTTTGCGAAATCTCATGCAGTTTTTCAGGAGCTGCCTGAATTAAAACGGAGGGTTAAGAATCTTGACAAATAGAATAATAGAAATAGATGAAATAAAGCAAATACTTCCTCACAGGTATCCATTTTTACTTGTGGATAGAGTTACAGAAATAACTGATAATAAGATAACTGGTTATAAAAATGTGACAATAAATGAAGAATTTTTTAATGGTC
Proteins encoded in this window:
- the lpxD gene encoding UDP-3-O-(3-hydroxymyristoyl)glucosamine N-acyltransferase, which produces MAHHNIKVKLSNIATLLGGSLQGEDIEITGFCTPENQESGSICIISSKQYLKYAKEGAASAYIVTEGLNIETDKPLIIVKDARPALVKILSYIYPAEQVKQYISKFAALDESAVIAEPCHIDNFVSIGKNVRIGKNTKIYPNVVIGDDVTIGENCIIYGNVTLYENITIGNNVIIHAGAVIGADGFGFIPDENPIKIPQKGTVILHDFVEIGANACIDRATIGSTEIGFGTKLDDLVMVGHNTHLGKACLIASQVGFSGSIKAGDFIIAGGQVGFADHITIASGSMFGGQSGVPASIEKKGMYLGTPCMEFGRFAKSHAVFQELPELKRRVKNLDK